From Laspinema palackyanum D2c, one genomic window encodes:
- the coaD gene encoding pantetheine-phosphate adenylyltransferase yields the protein MIAIYPGSFDPITLGHLDIIERGCKLFDQVIVAVVINPNKTPLFTVQERLEQIRLATPHLSNLEIDCFEGLTVNYARIRGASVLLRGLRVLSDFELELQMAHTNKTLATEIETVFLATSNEYSFLSSSVVKEVARFGGSIDHLVPQHVALDIYRCYAKTQPGLTQTTDRVSQKNLPSTSRDS from the coding sequence GTGATTGCAATTTATCCGGGCAGCTTTGATCCCATTACCCTAGGTCACCTTGACATCATAGAGCGAGGGTGTAAGCTGTTTGACCAGGTGATTGTGGCGGTGGTCATCAATCCCAATAAAACCCCACTGTTTACCGTGCAAGAGCGTTTAGAGCAGATTCGCCTTGCGACCCCCCATTTGTCTAATTTAGAAATAGACTGTTTTGAGGGCTTGACGGTGAACTATGCCAGAATTCGAGGGGCGAGTGTCCTGTTACGAGGACTCCGAGTGCTCTCGGATTTTGAGCTAGAACTCCAAATGGCTCATACCAACAAAACCCTAGCTACTGAAATCGAGACCGTTTTTTTAGCAACTTCTAACGAATACAGCTTTTTAAGCAGTAGTGTAGTAAAGGAAGTTGCCCGATTTGGCGGCTCCATCGATCACCTTGTTCCCCAGCACGTTGCGCTTGATATCTACCGATGTTACGCCAAGACACAGCCCGGATTGACCCAGACGACAGATCGAGTCTCCCAGAAGAATCTCCCGAGCACGAGCAGGGACTCCTAG
- a CDS encoding PAS domain-containing sensor histidine kinase, which produces MEILTGQVEQARERLEQMQLLAQEFSLRPPDLLEQVFGELSTALEELHVATEELQEQNQQLLSTRGQVEIERERYQKLFEGAPEAYLVTNAVGVIEEANAAAEQLFNVRRPFLIDKPLAVFVILEERSAFRSQLEQLRTVGPLTEWEVQMLPRDRESFPAAISVSPVQDIPGNPIGFRWLIRNISDLKEAEKTRQELAVQQELHLVKSRFIQILSHDFRTPLNTIHLCTQLLERYSDGVKQSKINPLFERIRGTLKQMTVLLDEVLIFNGDKSSCEPHFSQVDLEKFCWKLIEDYKDLYKPGERSINFHASGDCFSVFTNTKLLIHIFRNILSNCFKFTQEFSQINVFLQCENTQIILKFCDQGLGILPEDLPHLFNIFYRGNNIGDIPGSGLGLAIAKKSVDLLGGEISVESTVGVGTTLTITLPTHSTSKSLPLPLKTSLLSRLE; this is translated from the coding sequence ATGGAAATTTTAACGGGGCAGGTTGAACAGGCTAGAGAGCGTTTAGAGCAGATGCAACTACTCGCTCAGGAGTTTTCCTTACGTCCACCCGACTTGTTAGAACAGGTGTTTGGCGAACTCTCAACGGCATTGGAAGAACTGCACGTTGCGACAGAGGAGCTTCAAGAGCAAAATCAACAACTGCTCTCGACTCGTGGACAAGTAGAAATAGAGCGGGAGCGCTATCAAAAGTTATTTGAAGGAGCACCGGAAGCTTATTTGGTGACCAATGCAGTTGGGGTGATTGAAGAAGCGAATGCGGCAGCCGAACAGTTATTTAATGTGCGTCGCCCCTTTCTGATAGATAAACCCCTGGCAGTTTTTGTGATCCTAGAAGAACGGAGTGCCTTTCGCAGCCAACTAGAGCAACTCAGAACTGTGGGACCCTTAACGGAATGGGAAGTGCAAATGCTCCCGCGCGATCGCGAGTCATTTCCCGCTGCAATTTCTGTTTCTCCAGTTCAGGACATCCCGGGAAATCCCATTGGCTTTCGCTGGTTAATTCGCAATATTAGCGATTTAAAAGAAGCGGAAAAAACTCGCCAAGAGCTTGCCGTACAACAGGAATTACATCTCGTTAAGTCTCGATTTATTCAAATCCTTTCCCATGATTTTCGCACCCCCTTGAATACGATTCATCTATGCACCCAACTCCTAGAGCGATATAGTGACGGAGTAAAGCAATCTAAAATAAATCCACTTTTTGAAAGAATTCGGGGAACCCTTAAACAAATGACTGTGCTTTTAGATGAGGTTTTAATTTTTAATGGAGACAAATCTTCCTGTGAACCTCATTTTTCTCAAGTCGATTTAGAAAAGTTTTGTTGGAAGCTGATAGAAGACTACAAAGACCTATATAAGCCGGGAGAGCGCTCGATAAATTTTCATGCCAGTGGAGACTGTTTCTCGGTTTTTACCAATACCAAATTGCTCATACATATTTTTCGGAATATCTTATCAAACTGTTTTAAATTCACTCAAGAATTTAGCCAAATAAACGTTTTTTTACAGTGTGAAAATACCCAGATTATTTTGAAATTTTGCGACCAAGGCTTAGGAATTTTACCCGAGGATCTCCCTCACCTGTTTAACATCTTTTATCGAGGGAATAATATCGGGGATATTCCCGGGTCGGGTTTAGGATTGGCGATCGCTAAAAAATCCGTAGACTTGCTCGGTGGGGAAATCTCCGTGGAGAGCACCGTCGGCGTGGGTACAACTTTAACCATTACCCTCCCCACCCACTCAACCTCAAAATCCTTACCCTTACCGTTAAAAACAAGCCTACTCTCACGCCTAGAATAG
- a CDS encoding CheR family methyltransferase, producing the protein MTATDQTSIFETLLEYLRRSRGFDFVGYKRSSLQRRVTKRMQVHHIDNFGDYLEYLQAHPEEFPALFNTILINVTSFFRDLTAWEQLATHTLPQIIKHKSPDEPLRFWTAGCASGEEAYTLAILLAEVLGMEECLRRVKIYATDVDEEALAQARNASYKAKDIESISKEFQQRYFKQVGDRFAVDRELRQVVIFGRHDLIHDAPISRIDLLVCRNTLMYFNAETQKQILARFHFALKDTGCLFLGKAEMLLTHSDLFSPSNLQHRIFQKVRKMDRRERLLILAQSKKEEAGMRSALNIRLLEEAFDAMPVAQIVVDSQSNLVLANQLARSHFDIDSLDLGRPFQDLEISYRPLELRSPIKRVYKEGNSILFSDVIRTKSDGSIQYLDIELSLLQENPRNPLGVSITFNEVTRYHQLQEQLERSKQELETVNEQLQSRKDELETTHEELQSSHEELETTNEELQSTNEELETTNEELQSINEELQTINDELGRKTIELNQGNAFLESIFASLQSAVIVVDRQFQIQTWNEAAQKLWGPKSDEVQNKSLFGLDIGLPVERLREPLYQCLSGTHPGQEILINVLNSQSDLIQCRLSFNPLKDGSKEPHGVILFIKEV; encoded by the coding sequence ATGACTGCAACTGATCAGACTTCCATCTTTGAAACACTTCTAGAGTATCTGCGCCGATCGCGAGGCTTTGATTTTGTTGGATATAAGCGTTCCTCCCTCCAGCGTCGAGTCACCAAGCGAATGCAGGTGCATCACATTGACAACTTTGGGGATTATCTGGAGTACCTGCAAGCTCACCCCGAAGAATTCCCCGCCTTATTTAACACCATATTAATTAACGTTACTAGCTTTTTTCGAGATCTCACGGCATGGGAACAGTTAGCCACCCATACCCTGCCGCAGATTATCAAACACAAATCCCCGGATGAACCTCTGCGCTTCTGGACTGCTGGTTGTGCCTCGGGAGAAGAAGCCTACACTTTGGCTATTTTACTGGCAGAAGTCCTCGGCATGGAAGAGTGTCTGCGCCGGGTGAAAATTTACGCCACCGATGTAGATGAGGAGGCTTTGGCACAGGCACGGAATGCCAGCTATAAAGCCAAAGACATCGAGTCCATCTCAAAGGAGTTCCAGCAGCGATACTTTAAGCAGGTGGGCGATCGCTTCGCAGTGGATAGGGAGCTCCGTCAGGTGGTGATTTTTGGTCGTCATGACTTGATTCACGATGCTCCCATTTCTCGCATAGATTTGCTGGTATGCCGCAACACCCTGATGTATTTTAATGCGGAAACCCAAAAGCAGATTTTGGCTCGCTTTCATTTTGCTCTCAAAGACACGGGCTGTTTATTTTTAGGTAAAGCCGAAATGCTACTCACTCACTCCGATCTGTTTAGTCCCTCAAACTTACAGCACCGGATCTTTCAGAAAGTGCGAAAAATGGACCGGCGTGAGCGCCTCTTAATCTTAGCGCAGAGTAAAAAAGAAGAAGCCGGAATGCGTTCGGCTTTAAATATCCGGCTGTTGGAAGAGGCTTTTGATGCCATGCCCGTGGCGCAAATTGTAGTGGACTCTCAGAGCAATCTCGTCCTAGCCAATCAGTTAGCTCGGTCCCATTTTGACATTGATAGCCTGGACCTGGGACGACCCTTCCAAGATTTAGAAATTTCTTACCGTCCCTTGGAGTTGCGATCGCCGATTAAACGGGTTTACAAAGAAGGTAACTCGATTCTCTTTAGCGATGTAATTCGCACTAAGAGCGATGGCAGCATTCAGTATTTGGATATCGAACTCTCTCTCTTACAGGAAAATCCCAGGAATCCCCTCGGCGTGAGTATCACGTTTAACGAAGTTACTCGGTATCACCAGCTACAAGAGCAACTCGAACGGTCTAAGCAGGAACTCGAAACGGTGAATGAGCAACTCCAGTCTAGGAAGGATGAACTGGAGACGACCCACGAAGAACTCCAGTCCAGCCATGAAGAATTGGAGACGACCAACGAAGAACTCCAGTCTACCAATGAAGAGTTGGAGACGACCAATGAAGAACTTCAATCCATCAATGAGGAACTGCAAACCATCAATGATGAACTCGGGCGAAAAACGATAGAACTGAATCAAGGTAATGCTTTTTTAGAGTCTATTTTTGCCAGTCTGCAATCAGCGGTGATTGTGGTAGACCGTCAATTTCAAATTCAAACTTGGAACGAAGCGGCCCAAAAGCTCTGGGGACCGAAATCTGATGAAGTGCAGAATAAATCTCTCTTTGGTTTGGATATTGGCTTGCCCGTGGAACGTCTGCGCGAACCCCTTTATCAATGCTTGAGTGGAACACACCCGGGTCAAGAAATCCTCATCAATGTGTTAAATAGTCAAAGTGACTTGATTCAGTGCCGCCTGAGTTTTAATCCGCTCAAAGATGGGAGCAAAGAACCTCATGGGGTGATTCTGTTCATCAAGGAAGTTTAA
- the sipA gene encoding regulatory protein SipA — MSKEFTLGDRVRVVALPAYLKTAEPIPMLRPPNAVSLGEEGTIFDRKPGGYWSVRFKKGAFLIESHYIEPIQDTVETSQEGTAENE, encoded by the coding sequence ATGTCAAAAGAATTTACCCTGGGCGATCGCGTCCGGGTTGTCGCTTTACCCGCCTACCTGAAAACCGCAGAACCCATCCCCATGCTCCGTCCACCCAACGCCGTCAGCCTGGGGGAAGAAGGGACGATTTTCGATCGCAAACCCGGCGGATATTGGAGCGTCCGCTTTAAAAAAGGGGCATTTCTCATCGAAAGCCACTATATTGAACCCATACAAGATACCGTCGAAACCTCTCAGGAAGGAACCGCAGAAAACGAATGA
- a CDS encoding YegS/Rv2252/BmrU family lipid kinase: MSTRSACLIFNPCSGKGNPEAELKQIFSLLEPEITLDIRYTEPDLDPSQLAHEAVARGVDLVIASGGDGTVSAVAEALITTEIPLGVIPRGTANAFSVALGIPTNIPGACQTILSGLIRAIDGATCNGKPCILLTGIGWEAETVEQADREAKNWFGAMAYLVAGIEKLWDIQSFDVELEMDGEISRLRAIAVTVANAAPATSVLAQGPGGVIPDDGLLDVTILSTQTEMSTLGAVSSLMTGALRGVASQHNDVLYLRTNRIKVTTNPPQKVTVDGELRGTTPVEIECVPLSLNVMVPDI, from the coding sequence ATGAGCACCCGTTCAGCTTGCTTAATTTTTAATCCCTGTTCTGGAAAAGGCAATCCCGAGGCCGAACTCAAACAGATTTTCTCACTTTTAGAACCAGAAATTACCCTGGATATCCGCTATACGGAACCCGATTTAGACCCGAGTCAACTGGCTCATGAGGCAGTCGCCCGAGGGGTTGATTTAGTGATTGCCTCCGGTGGCGATGGCACGGTTTCTGCAGTCGCTGAAGCCTTAATTACGACAGAAATTCCCCTAGGGGTGATCCCCAGAGGGACTGCCAATGCTTTTTCTGTTGCCTTGGGAATTCCCACCAATATACCCGGTGCCTGTCAGACGATTTTATCTGGACTAATCCGGGCGATCGATGGCGCAACTTGTAACGGGAAACCCTGCATTTTGCTCACCGGAATTGGATGGGAAGCCGAAACCGTCGAACAAGCCGATCGCGAGGCCAAAAATTGGTTTGGCGCAATGGCATATTTAGTCGCGGGAATCGAAAAACTCTGGGATATTCAGTCCTTTGATGTCGAGCTGGAAATGGATGGAGAAATCAGCAGACTGCGGGCGATCGCTGTCACCGTTGCCAATGCTGCACCCGCCACCTCAGTCCTGGCCCAAGGACCCGGAGGTGTCATCCCCGATGATGGATTGCTCGATGTCACGATTCTATCGACCCAGACCGAAATGAGTACCTTGGGAGCGGTTTCTAGCTTGATGACAGGCGCATTACGGGGAGTCGCTTCTCAACACAATGATGTCCTATACCTGCGGACAAATCGCATCAAAGTCACCACCAATCCTCCCCAAAAAGTGACCGTGGATGGGGAACTCAGAGGGACTACACCTGTAGAAATTGAATGCGTTCCCCTGAGTTTAAATGTCATGGTTCCGGATATCTAG